One genomic window of Acidobacteriota bacterium includes the following:
- a CDS encoding glycosyltransferase yields the protein MPEVSIIVPIYNEEKLLESSVSELTEALEKEKIDYELILSENGSTDQTREIASALAEDNKRIKVITTDEPNYGRALKKGILAAGGERIVCFELDYWDIRFLKEALSLLSTYDVIVGSKRAPGARDERPFIRRAITAGFNLFLRILLGFKGSDTHGIKAFNKSKILPIVSLCQTEKDIFASELIIRAERAGLPKKEIPTVVVEKRGSRVGVLRRVPSAIRNIFRLFFALRR from the coding sequence ATGCCAGAAGTCTCCATAATAGTCCCCATATATAATGAGGAAAAACTCCTTGAAAGCTCGGTCTCCGAGCTTACGGAAGCCCTCGAGAAGGAAAAGATAGATTACGAACTCATCCTAAGCGAAAACGGGAGTACCGACCAAACAAGGGAGATAGCCTCAGCACTCGCTGAAGATAACAAGCGAATAAAGGTGATAACCACCGATGAACCTAACTATGGGCGTGCTTTGAAGAAAGGCATCCTTGCCGCAGGAGGAGAGCGCATCGTCTGTTTTGAGCTCGATTATTGGGATATAAGGTTTCTCAAGGAAGCGCTTTCCCTCCTTTCCACCTACGATGTGATCGTGGGCTCAAAACGGGCGCCCGGAGCGAGGGATGAGCGACCATTTATTCGTCGGGCGATAACCGCTGGGTTCAACCTTTTCCTCCGGATCCTTTTGGGATTCAAGGGGAGCGATACTCATGGAATCAAGGCGTTTAACAAAAGCAAAATCCTCCCCATTGTCTCCCTCTGCCAAACGGAAAAGGACATCTTCGCTTCAGAGCTCATCATCCGGGCGGAGCGGGCAGGGCTCCCCAAGAAGGAAATCCCCACCGTGGTGGTGGAAAAACGGGGCTCCCGAGTAGGGGTTCTTCGTCGGGTGCCCAGTGCAATAAGGAATATCTTCCGACTCTTCTTCGCCCTGAGGAGATAA